One window of Cydia pomonella isolate Wapato2018A chromosome 7, ilCydPomo1, whole genome shotgun sequence genomic DNA carries:
- the LOC133519978 gene encoding mpv17-like protein 2 has translation MHAACGMRLLQAASPIRSQHRSISAFNRGIAVLFKPKNLLITNSLTSGIFMFVGDLAQQEFEYRSEYLKTRYDWARSARMLIVGILMGPLHHYYYIYLDKILPGAEIKTVFKKIAYDQLFASPATILLFFIGMGMLENKSTQQTKDEIAYKFKYTYLGDCMFWPPVQFINFYFLPTKYRVFYINGATMLFNVFLSYVKHFDQY, from the exons ATGCATGCTGCGTGTGGCATGAGGCTCCTACAGGCTGCGAGCCCTATCAGGAGCCAACATAGGTCCATTTCAGCATTCAATCGCGGTATAGCAGTACTTTTCAAACCAAAGAACTTGCTAATTACCAACAGCTTAACATCAGGGATATTTATGTTTGTCGGAGACTTGGCACAGCAAGAGTTTGAATATCGATCTGAATATCTGAAAACACGATATGATTGGGCTAGATCAG CAAGAATGTTAATTGTAGGAATACTTATGGGTCCATTACACCActactattatatatatttagacaAAATACTACCTGGTGCTGAAATAAAGacagttttcaaaaaaatagCTTATGATCAACTGTTTGCATCACCTGCaactattttacttttctttatTGGAATGGGCATGCTAGAAAACAAAAGCACTCAACAAACAAAGGATGAGATTGCATACAAGTTCAAGTACACATACCTA GGTGACTGCATGTTTTGGCCACCAGTACAGTTcatcaacttttattttttaccaacaAAATACAGGGTGTTTTACATAAATGGCGCAACAATGTTATTTAACGTATTTTTATCTTATGTAAAACATTTTGATCAATATTGA
- the LOC133519980 gene encoding LOW QUALITY PROTEIN: histone-lysine N-methyltransferase 2D-like (The sequence of the model RefSeq protein was modified relative to this genomic sequence to represent the inferred CDS: deleted 1 base in 1 codon), producing MSEIKYKKEILSAIDHLRSRKSRPDINRICKFMLKCYKVAPKYTKADLKRCLKEKSVYKVDYKDNESYRNAAKWRRKSSQNNKMSSAIATSERRIITSAIATLIYQDQSYLENGIAFDELVQEAASQESKYSKKQLETIVNKELSSGSLVKLPNGNLALGPADHDGDSSDSFKFDYNVESNTKMTSSANSSCRSSPQRMRGRPKKRGGGSSSTGPSNSMTRNAGVRVGERRKMAKKVFDPSDNNVPSKRKRGRPVGSLNKSTIKKRLLITGQGNKDKEGTPVSESQMSLDGSGDELEQDEPSPHETSGGVCSVCHIQKSRGSNDRLIECRDCNNKAHLNCLHSGSGILKPRPDNTWQCPHCKTCVVCCETNDAGILTVCSICSDAYHALCHTPRIPERQKAWDQWECNNCLESRPTVVGSPAIIPSSLEYSIRGSPPVEPFLKPHELDRSESKLAEDVPIDPRIPDITNWTTDDVYDYFMENFAEAAPLLKEQEFDGHALSMARRADIVRGLGLPLGPALNLYRIVVKLQTRKDDWTMCWG from the exons ATGTCAGAGATaaagtataaaaaagaaattttgTCAGCGATAGACCATTTGCGTTCAAGGAAATCGAGACCAGACATCAACCGAATTTGCAAGTTTATGTTAAAGTGCTACAAAGTTGCCCCGAAATACACTAAAGCAGATCTTAAACGTTGCCTAAAGGAGAAGAGCGTTTATAAAGTTGATTATAAAGATAATGAGAGCTATAGAAACGCTGCTAAGTGGCGAAGGAAATCAAGCCAAAACAACA AAATGTCATCAGCAATAGCAACAAGTGAACGACGTATAATTACCTCAGCAATAGCCACTCTAATCTATCAAGATCAGAGTTACCTGGAGAATGGGATTGCATTTGATGAACTTGTACAGGAGGCTGCTTCACAAGAATCTAAATACTCCAAGAAACAGTTGGAGACCATTGTAAATAAAGAGTTGTCTTCGGGTAGTCTTGTAAAGCTACCAAATGGAAACTTGGCATTGGGCCCTGCCGATCATGATGGTGACAGTTCAGACAGCTTTAAATTTGACTACAATGTTGAGTCAAATACTAAG ATGACTTCTTCAGCAAATTCTTCATGCCGATCATCACCCCAACGAATGCGAGGGCGGCCA AAAAAACGCGGCGGCGGGTCCTCCAGCACTGGGCCAAGCAATAGCATGACTAGAAATGCGGGCGTCCGAGTAGGTGAAAGACGAAAAATGGCCAAAAAAGTCTTTGACCCATCAGACAACAATGTTCCTAGCAAACGCAAAAGAGGTAGACCGGTAGGGTCCCTCAACAAGAGCACTATTAAAAAGCGCCTTCTAATTACGGGGCAGGGAAACAAGGACAAAGAAGGTACACCCGTCTCTGAAAGCCAAATGTCTTTAGACGGAAGTGGCGATGAACTGGAGCAAGATGAACCATCACCCCATGAGACTTCTGGAGGAGTTTGCTCAGTATGCCATATTCAAAAATCTCGCGGGTCCAATGATAGGCTTATTGAATGCCGAGATTGCAATAATAAGGCACACTTAAACTGCCTGCATTCAGGATCTGGCATATTGAAACCTAGGCCAGATAATACCTGGCAATGTCCACATTGTAAAACCTGTGTAGTTTGCTGTGAGACTAATGATGCT GGAATATTAACAGTATGCAGCATATGTTCAGATGCATATCACGCGCTTTGCCACACTCCACGAATCCCAGAGCGTCAGAAAGCGTGGGACCAATGGGAATGTAACAACTGCCTTGAGTCACGACCCACAGTGGTCGGCTCCCCGGCTATCATTCCTAGCAGCCTAGAGTACAGTATTCGAGGATCTCCTCCGGTCGAGCCATTCCTAAAACCCCATGAGTTGGACAGATCTGAATCTAAACTTGCGGAAGATGTGCCTATTGATCCAAGGATACCTGATATAACTAATTGGACAACAGATGATGTATATGACTATTTTATGGAGAATTTTGCAGAAGCTGCTCCATTGCTAAAGGAACAG GAATTCGATGGACATGCATTGAGCATGGCACGGCGAGCGGACATCGTGAGAGGCTTGGGACTGCCTCTCGGTCCAGCACTCAACTTATACCGCATTGTAGTCAAGCTACAAACGAGGAAAGACGACTGGACAATGTGTTGGGGTTAA